The DNA segment TCCACTGGAATGGGGGTGCCGCCCCAATTTCGTCGCAGGAATCGTCCAATCAGGCTCACACCCACGCTATCGTTGTTGGCGTTGCCGGCATGATAGGAGCGGGTCTCCGGTCGCTGCGACTGGTGGATCGTGCCGTCGGGCGTGATCACGTAGTGATAACCGATGCCGGGCCACTGGGCTTTCACGAGATTTCCATTTTGGTCCCAACGCTGGCCGTACACGTGATAATGGGCAATCTGTTCGACGGTGAAGTTGAGTGGCGTGTCGGTGTGATGGATGACCACCCGGGAAATGGGATGGGTGCGCCGTTCATAGGGTGGCAGCGACGGGTGCCTGGGCAAAGCATCCACCAGATCCACCGTGGAGGGCTGAGCGATCGCGCCCCCCTGCATATTCTGAATGGTCGTCCAGAGCCGGGCGTTCTCCGCTGACAGCGCATCCTTCTCGCCTGCCAACTGCGAGATCTGTGCCTGCTGTTGGTCAACCTGTAACCGGAGCGCTTGCACCTCCTGCTGCAATGGTTCGACCTGACCTGCCTGCGCCTGCAGTTCGACGATCAACGATTCCAGTTGGCTAATACGGGCCTGCAGCCGGGCGACCAGCTCCTGTTCTGCCCCGGCAAGAATGGTCTCTACCTGGGATAGCAGTTGTTCCCCGAAGCGGTCCCCTTCCAGCCACTGCCTGCCGGGCGATCCGGAGGGATCGGAACTATCGACTTCGCTTCGCCCGACGATCGCGTCGCTTGTCAGGCGAAAACCGGCCAGGAGCCACGCCAGCAGTTGAGCGGCGCTGTCCATCTGTTGGGTGGAGGGGGTCCTATTATTGAAGTTTCCGGCAAGGGCCACGGCGATGCCCAGCCGATTAAGCTCGCCATTGGCTGTCTGCTCGGTAACGGTGTCCAGCGATTGAGTCCAGACGATGGTGCCGTCGCCATTGATCTGGTAATGGTACTTGATGCCGGCAAAACCCTGGCTGACCTGGAATTGAGCCACCTGTTCCGGCGGGATGTTGCTGCGGGTTGCCGTGTGGTGGATGATGATTTGCCGGATGTCGTCCAGGGGTCGTGTCGGATACTGGGCTGTGGGATGGGTGGCCAGACTGGCGCGCAGGTCGGTCATTGCAGGCCGGGGAACGTCTCCTGCCACCAGGGTCTGGACCGTGGTCTCCAGCCGGGACACCTCCCTGGTCAGCCGGGAGACCTCCTGGCGCAACGACGTCGCTTCACTTGCCTGGTCGGTAAGGGCAATGACCTCGCGTTCCAATTCGGAAGCCTGGAGGGCCAGATCGCGGAAGTCCAGAACCGCTGGCTCAAGGACTGCAACTGCCGCGGCGAGCTCTTCGACCTGACGCCGCAGTTCGGCCAGATCCAGGCCTGGTGACTCCTGCCACTGGTACCGGTGTTCCAGGGCTTGCTGCCAATCCTCAATCACGCCCTGTTTGCCTTCGATCCACCAGCGGTCATTTCCTACCCTGGGCCAGCGATAAAGGATCAAGGAGCGGATCTGCTGGTTGCCTGCCTGGTTCCAGCGATCGATCTCTTTATAGGCTTCCCGCACCCAGCCGCTGTTCTCATTGTGCCAGGGATCGTCTCCCTGGTCGGTTTCAGTGATATAAACGGGCACGCGCCGGAGGCGGTCGGGGATGACTCGCATGAAATCCCGGTAGCAGCGGAAGTGCCAATGATAGCTGTTGTAGCGGGCATCACCCACCCTGGCGTCCGATGTGATCAGGCTGGGATGGATGCCATGGGTATAGGCGTGCAGGGATATCCCGTCGCAGCCGGTGGTAGACACCAACTGGAGTATCTCCGAGAAGTATTGAACCCAGTCCCCGCTCTCGTTGCCGGCGTAGGTGGTCAGGGTATTCCAGGGCGCTGCCCCAGCGACCAGCACCTGATCCTGCTCGTGCCCGCTGACGCTGCGGATAGACGCTCGTGCCTTGCGGTAGCAGGCTGCGTAGCGCTGCGGCGTGATCTTTTCCCCTGCGGTGTGCTCGTTTTTGGGCCTGGGAGGCACGGCGTTCCAGTCCCAGTCTGCGCCGGGCCATTCAATGGGATGATTGGGTTCGTTGCCGATTATCCAGATGTTGGCGCCCTGGGAATTGCGCACGAAATTGGCGCAACGCTGGGCAAAGCCATCGTAGTCCCGTTCGTGGGGCAGGGTACCCGAGGGAGCGTAACCATTGTTCAGGCGAACAATGACTCCCAGACCCCGATCGCTCAACTGGTTATAATTGCCCCAAAAACGTGTGTCGTCGCCCGGGGATTGTTCACCCGGATTGTGACCGATGGCGACGGTGATCAATACCCAACCTGGCACGCCCCGATCCAGCATATGCGGTTCGCCGCCAGGGTCGTGGATGCCGTAAAGAAAGGAGGAGTTGGTCATTGTTGGCAGTGATGTCTGGGTTTTCGCGGATCGGGATGTTTCCGTACCGAATTATACCACTCTTGGAAAAAAGTATCCACTGTGGGCGTCAGACCCTTGACAGCTTCGTTCGAACATCCTATAATTCGAGCAGAAACATCTCACTTTTTGTCACCCAAATCAATGCAAGGAGGGACAAATGAACCGCAATGACCGTTGTAAGCAATGTGGCCTGGTTCCGGATGCTCAGCACGAGCCTGGCACGCTGGTGAAGTCAGGTCGATTTCAGGATCAGGAAGAGGCTGCGTTTGCGACGCTTTCCATTGTCAGAGCCTCGGGGCGTGCCATCTTATCGATTGGCACCTTCGGGCTGTTGGTCATGCTGCTGTGGGCCTCTCTTTCGCAAGGGAGCCTTTCCCTGTCACGGGAAATGGCCTCGCTGCAATACCTTTCTCCCCGCCCGGGTGCCATGCTGGTATCGCGGGAGACCACAATCTCGGTCCGGCATGGCGACCCGATTGCCGGGAGAACGGTCATCGACGGGCTCTTCCAGGTTGAAGGTGCCAAAAGTGGCCTGCTCGATGGGGAAACGATATTGGCCGACGACGGCAGAACTGTGATTTTCGCACCCGATAAGCCGTTTTCGCCGGGGGAGAGGGTTTCGGTGACATTGCGATCCGGGCTGAGAACCATCTATGGGGAACGCGTGCATGGGCTTTCATGGCGGTTTAGCGTCTCAGCAAAACGGATGACCGAGCCAAACGATAGGCTGATGGAGGACCTGATCTTATCTGAACTGCCGGGCGAGCAGCTTGAGGTCGAGCGAATGCCAGTGAGTGCCTCCCCGGCCCACGTGACCCTACCCGCCGATTTTCCAAACATATCGGTGACTGTGCCCGCTTCGAATACTGCCGAGGGCTTGATCCTGGTCAGCCACATGACCTTTCGATTTTGGGAAGATAGAACGTTTCTCCTGATTCTGGATGACCAGGGTGAACCGGTCTATTACAAAGCATCAACCCCCGGCAAGATGTTGTGGGATTTTCAGAAGCAGCCCAACGGCATGCTTTCCTACTATGATCAGGTGACCCACCTCCATCATGTCATGAATGCCGACTATCAGGAAGTAGGCACCTACCGGCCTGGCAACGGTTATTGGGGGGATTTCCATGATTTCTGGCTGTCACCTGGCGGGGACTCCATGTACCTGATCTACGACGAGCAGCAGATCGATATGAGCCAGATTGTGCCGGGCGGAGTACCCACGGCGACGGTCATAGGCTTGATTGTCCAGGAGTTGGATCCTTCACGCAACGTGGTCTTCGAGTGGCGCAGTTGGGACCATTTCAACATCACTGACACCACTGTTAGTCTGACCGCTCCCACGATCAGATACGTTCATGGAAATGCACTCGAAAGGGACCTGGATGGCAACATACTCATCTCCAGCCGGAATTTAGACGAGATCACCAAGATCGACCGGCAGACCGGGGAGATGATCTGGCGATTCGGGGGTAAAAACAACCAGTTCACGGTTCTGAATGACCATCGGCCCTTTTCCCACCAGCATGATATCGTCGTCCTGCCCAATGGACACTACACGTTGTTCGATAATGGAAACGATCTGGATCCGCCCTATTCCCGGGGGTTGGAGTACGAGCTGGACGAAGCTGCCAGAACGGCGCGTGTTGTTGACTCCTATCGGCATACGCCGGATATTTTCGCGATGGGCATGGGCAGCACGCGGCGATTGCCCAACGGCAATTTGATCATCGGTTGGGGTGCCAACCTTACCGTACTCACCGAGTTCAGGCCCGACGGCAGCACCGCGTTGGAGATGATGTTTGACCGGGCTACCAGCTATCGGGCCCAGCGGGTTCCCTGGCAAGGTTGGCCCACCTGGTCTCCGACACTTGTCAACCTGCCGGCAGGATCGGGTTCAACCTTGTATGTGAGTTGGAATGGTGCCACGGAAATCGCATCTTACCGGGTCGATGCGGGCTTATCCGCCAACCCCGACACATTTGTGCCGGTCGGTCTCGTGGACAAAAGTGGTTTCGAAACAGAGATCGATATTTCCGATCTGATCGACGACTATTGCTATTTTCGTGTGATGCCTATTGATAACCAGGGACAGGAGACGCAATACTCGGAAACCGTGCTGGCTGCCAATTCATCCTGCGATCTGAGATATTACCTGCCGTTGACATCGGCCAGCGGGTAGCCAATTCAGAGGTGACCGCATCGGCAAAAACCCCGTTTCGGCCAGTTTCCGGCTGTGCAACGACCGGAGACCACCGTCATCGCCTTTTGAATGGCTCATAAAAGCGCCTGAAGCGGTAAAAACGCCTGTTTTTCGCTTCTTCACCTCTGTTTGTCAGAATTGCCAGAGCAGGGTACAATGTTCCCGTCAATGCCGGGGATGACCATTGAACTAACATAGTTACCACAGATCACCTCGGTGGTAAGACAACTACGAGAAAGGAGCAATGCTATGGCCTACAGCTACACCAACTCGAAAGGTTCGACCTATTACCTTCATAGTAAGGTAACCACGCTCAAGGGCGGGCGCCAGCAGAAAATCTTCTTCTTCGCCAAGACGGTGAGGGAGGATGATGCTCTGGATGCCGTTCCCGAAGGCTACGTCGTTTCCGAGAGCAAGAACGGCTTGCCTGTTTTGAAGAAAGCCACCTAGTCGTTCCCTTTCCTGGTATTCCCGGGAGCTAGATAGATCATTCTGAAATTACCTCGGCAATAAACGTGAGACAGAGAATCTCTGCCTCACGTTTTTCATTATCACATCAGAGGGATGAAAAGTGACAGAACAGCAAGTGCCTGAACGCAGTGAGATTGATCCTCAGTTTACCTGGAATGCAGCCAGCGTGTTTCCCTCGGATGAAGCGTGGGGAAAGGAGTATCGTACCCTTTCCGGCGACCTTGATCGAATCCGTGGATTTCAGGGACGGCTTGGCGAGGGTCCATCGGTGCTGGCCGATGCCCTGGCAACATTCGAAGAACTGAAAAACCGAATTGAGAAGGTCGTCGTCTATGCCAGCATCGCTCAATCTGTAGATAGCACCGATCAGACAGCGGCTCAGAGGTCAAGTATGGCCCGGGGGTTGATGGGCCAGGGTCTGGCGGCGGGAGCATTTCTCGACGCCGAGTTGTTAGCAGTCGGCCAATCACCAATTGAAGCATGGATGGCGGAAGAACCTGGTCTTGGCGTTTACGCGCATTACTTCAATGATCTCTTTCGCAAGAAAGGGCATGTTCGTTCTGCGGAGGTTGAAGAGTTGCTCGGCATGGTGAGCGATCCCTTCTCCGGCTCGTTTGTGACCTACACAGTACTCGGCGATGCGGACATGACTTTCGCGCCTGCGGTTGCCCAGGATGACAAAGAAATCCCCTTATCCCAGGGATCATTGGACAGAATCCTGCATGGCACGGACCGGGAGGCACGGCGCAGCGCCTGGGAAAACTACCGGGATTCCTA comes from the Chloroflexota bacterium genome and includes:
- a CDS encoding N-acetylmuramoyl-L-alanine amidase, whose amino-acid sequence is MTNSSFLYGIHDPGGEPHMLDRGVPGWVLITVAIGHNPGEQSPGDDTRFWGNYNQLSDRGLGVIVRLNNGYAPSGTLPHERDYDGFAQRCANFVRNSQGANIWIIGNEPNHPIEWPGADWDWNAVPPRPKNEHTAGEKITPQRYAACYRKARASIRSVSGHEQDQVLVAGAAPWNTLTTYAGNESGDWVQYFSEILQLVSTTGCDGISLHAYTHGIHPSLITSDARVGDARYNSYHWHFRCYRDFMRVIPDRLRRVPVYITETDQGDDPWHNENSGWVREAYKEIDRWNQAGNQQIRSLILYRWPRVGNDRWWIEGKQGVIEDWQQALEHRYQWQESPGLDLAELRRQVEELAAAVAVLEPAVLDFRDLALQASELEREVIALTDQASEATSLRQEVSRLTREVSRLETTVQTLVAGDVPRPAMTDLRASLATHPTAQYPTRPLDDIRQIIIHHTATRSNIPPEQVAQFQVSQGFAGIKYHYQINGDGTIVWTQSLDTVTEQTANGELNRLGIAVALAGNFNNRTPSTQQMDSAAQLLAWLLAGFRLTSDAIVGRSEVDSSDPSGSPGRQWLEGDRFGEQLLSQVETILAGAEQELVARLQARISQLESLIVELQAQAGQVEPLQQEVQALRLQVDQQQAQISQLAGEKDALSAENARLWTTIQNMQGGAIAQPSTVDLVDALPRHPSLPPYERRTHPISRVVIHHTDTPLNFTVEQIAHYHVYGQRWDQNGNLVKAQWPGIGYHYVITPDGTIHQSQRPETRSYHAGNANNDSVGVSLIGRFLRRNWGGTPIPVELQLPTAEQMGSASHLAAWLMQENNITAIDRIVGHKEVSDTTCPGDQWLRGATWKQILHAQIQAVTQGVSRYIEYTLLFWDHGLSWAEADWRGAQNYIAHFRPTVSFSTAHAFSARHVVIIGGDAGVSGDDEARLRAAGVDVHRLAGADEAETTAMLDALVEANTPWPGAPPDRSRLESLLTSVLPPPRVPEDGEPDRWTVPDDYQPGQQELEDARSPVPPHRIKVESLYPPGFAGQG
- a CDS encoding aryl-sulfate sulfotransferase, whose product is MNRNDRCKQCGLVPDAQHEPGTLVKSGRFQDQEEAAFATLSIVRASGRAILSIGTFGLLVMLLWASLSQGSLSLSREMASLQYLSPRPGAMLVSRETTISVRHGDPIAGRTVIDGLFQVEGAKSGLLDGETILADDGRTVIFAPDKPFSPGERVSVTLRSGLRTIYGERVHGLSWRFSVSAKRMTEPNDRLMEDLILSELPGEQLEVERMPVSASPAHVTLPADFPNISVTVPASNTAEGLILVSHMTFRFWEDRTFLLILDDQGEPVYYKASTPGKMLWDFQKQPNGMLSYYDQVTHLHHVMNADYQEVGTYRPGNGYWGDFHDFWLSPGGDSMYLIYDEQQIDMSQIVPGGVPTATVIGLIVQELDPSRNVVFEWRSWDHFNITDTTVSLTAPTIRYVHGNALERDLDGNILISSRNLDEITKIDRQTGEMIWRFGGKNNQFTVLNDHRPFSHQHDIVVLPNGHYTLFDNGNDLDPPYSRGLEYELDEAARTARVVDSYRHTPDIFAMGMGSTRRLPNGNLIIGWGANLTVLTEFRPDGSTALEMMFDRATSYRAQRVPWQGWPTWSPTLVNLPAGSGSTLYVSWNGATEIASYRVDAGLSANPDTFVPVGLVDKSGFETEIDISDLIDDYCYFRVMPIDNQGQETQYSETVLAANSSCDLRYYLPLTSASG